A window of the Candidatus Omnitrophota bacterium genome harbors these coding sequences:
- the galT gene encoding galactose-1-phosphate uridylyltransferase gives MAKYIYIGYNLFIISVLTGRAGEIVSELRYNIINREWVVIATERAKRPLDFKKPQKEIKSIPEHRQDCPFCPGSEGDLSDETFRIEGKDMWKVRSIYNKFPALSPKEKLVRKNDGIYHSISGYGVAEVIIESPKHNLCIVTMPDVQVEDVIKTYKSRYLALQNREGIEAIVIFRNHGPGAGTSLEHPHSQLIATPIVPPQIRNRMESAVSFFDTIGKCMFCDTLEQELAAKKRVVAENESFVSFIPYAGAAPFVTWIFPKRHMSSFGNINDIEIRDMASILKLTLAKLYYGLNNPDFNYTIRSIPVKEDGKDYFHWYLTIVPRISQPAGFEVGSGIFINSSVPEESAEFLRQVKTQ, from the coding sequence ATGGCAAAATATATATATATAGGGTATAATTTGTTTATAATAAGCGTATTGACAGGACGCGCGGGGGAAATTGTGTCCGAATTAAGATATAATATCATAAACAGAGAATGGGTTGTCATAGCCACAGAGAGAGCGAAGCGGCCGCTCGATTTTAAGAAACCGCAAAAAGAGATAAAATCCATACCTGAACACAGACAGGATTGCCCATTCTGTCCCGGCAGCGAAGGCGATCTTTCCGACGAGACTTTCCGCATCGAAGGTAAAGATATGTGGAAGGTCCGGTCCATATACAACAAATTTCCCGCGCTTTCGCCCAAAGAAAAATTAGTGCGTAAAAATGACGGCATATATCACTCTATTTCAGGCTATGGAGTCGCTGAAGTCATTATAGAAAGTCCAAAACACAATCTTTGCATAGTCACAATGCCCGATGTGCAGGTTGAAGATGTAATAAAGACGTATAAGAGCAGATATCTTGCCCTGCAGAATCGCGAAGGTATCGAGGCTATAGTAATATTCAGAAATCATGGCCCGGGCGCGGGAACAAGCCTCGAGCATCCGCATTCGCAGCTTATCGCTACACCCATAGTTCCTCCGCAGATCAGGAATAGGATGGAAAGCGCCGTAAGTTTTTTTGACACCATAGGCAAATGTATGTTCTGCGATACTCTTGAGCAGGAATTGGCCGCGAAGAAGAGAGTTGTGGCAGAGAACGAATCTTTCGTTTCATTCATCCCCTATGCCGGCGCGGCGCCTTTTGTTACATGGATATTTCCAAAAAGGCATATGTCGTCGTTTGGCAATATTAATGATATTGAAATAAGAGACATGGCGTCTATCCTGAAGCTGACCCTCGCAAAACTTTATTACGGTTTGAACAATCCCGATTTTAATTATACTATCCGCTCGATACCGGTTAAAGAAGATGGAAAAGATTATTTTCACTGGTATCTTACGATAGTTCCCAGGATATCACAGCCTGCGGGTTTTGAGGTGGGCAGCGGTATATTTATTAACTCTTCCGTGCCGGAAGAGAGCGCTGAATTCTTAAGGCAAGTGAAGACGCAATAA
- a CDS encoding efflux RND transporter periplasmic adaptor subunit: MIKKSRMIIIGAIILIALTLAGIFIAKELFHNHKQIKVSGNIEGNDVRISFRVAGQIQDLLADEGSNLKMGQIVARLNTDELTKIQKEAEAQLRAVEFQAKLSKDDYIRFDNLYKAGAVSQQRRDQVKTQADSDWANVKRLNASLELANTRLGWAELASPLNGYILVKSAEQGENVLVGAPVFTAVDLNNVWVTAYINETDIGKVKLNQRAMIKIDTFPNKSYKGWVSFISQQEEFTPKYIQTTTERVKLVYRIKVRADNSSLELKPGMPADAYITE, encoded by the coding sequence ATGATAAAAAAGAGTAGGATGATAATTATTGGCGCGATAATTTTGATCGCGTTGACCCTTGCCGGCATATTTATTGCCAAAGAGCTGTTTCATAACCATAAACAGATAAAAGTCTCCGGTAATATCGAGGGCAATGATGTGCGGATATCATTCAGGGTGGCTGGACAGATCCAGGACCTGCTTGCCGATGAGGGATCAAATCTTAAAATGGGGCAGATAGTGGCCAGGCTGAATACCGACGAGTTAACGAAGATCCAGAAAGAAGCCGAAGCGCAGCTAAGGGCCGTGGAATTTCAGGCAAAATTGTCGAAAGATGATTACATAAGATTCGACAATCTGTATAAAGCCGGCGCGGTTTCGCAGCAGAGGCGCGACCAGGTAAAGACGCAGGCAGATTCCGATTGGGCCAACGTAAAGCGCTTAAACGCTTCACTTGAACTTGCCAATACCCGGCTGGGATGGGCCGAGCTTGCTTCGCCTCTAAATGGGTACATACTCGTTAAAAGCGCCGAGCAGGGAGAGAATGTTCTGGTGGGAGCTCCTGTATTTACTGCGGTCGATCTTAACAATGTCTGGGTCACCGCGTATATAAACGAGACAGATATCGGCAAGGTAAAATTGAATCAGCGCGCAATGATCAAGATAGATACCTTCCCGAATAAAAGCTATAAGGGATGGGTCTCATTTATATCGCAGCAGGAAGAATTTACGCCAAAATATATCCAAACCACGACCGAGAGAGTAAAGCTTGTCTACAGGATAAAGGTGCGTGCCGATAA
- a CDS encoding TolC family protein: protein MMREIFNKKACVLSALFLSLIFLTAQASCEEDKTHDIIPENKHVLSLKDTIGLALKNNKDIQIQEQEIAFARANIMSAQSNFFPALGIGYSYTYYDAALPKTSLSVPSSKKDVGLFLGYKNDNQVNITGSQMVYDGGASIANLKKARVSLKIQEETLRSRILEIEFEAKRLYNGLLLAYETMRITKGLVEQATAHYENVKAKFEQGTASKFDVLQSKVQVSLFMPQLIRAENSIELIAADIKKLLYLNMQDKIEAMGQLSYSSVEIREFAFLSEAYSNNPQMKLKALGIDLEKWSIEYAKSGWYPNINANMDYLYRSDNLRNMFNNRHMNFSVGATGTVSIFDGMSTLSKVKEAQARYAQAVLSQENVIEQIARDIKQGCLDLRESAQIINSQKDNIEEAKEALKISYVSYDNGVGINLDVIDSQTSLGQVEENLASGMYDYLMAQAYLDRTMGREYFASISKGEKTNDKKE from the coding sequence ATGATGAGAGAAATTTTCAATAAGAAGGCGTGTGTACTTTCAGCGCTATTTCTGTCTCTTATTTTTTTAACCGCTCAAGCCTCCTGCGAAGAAGATAAAACTCACGATATAATACCCGAGAATAAACATGTGCTTTCCCTGAAAGACACTATAGGTCTCGCCTTAAAGAATAATAAAGATATACAGATCCAGGAGCAGGAGATCGCTTTTGCCCGCGCCAATATAATGTCAGCGCAGAGCAATTTCTTCCCCGCTTTAGGAATCGGCTACAGCTACACTTACTACGATGCCGCATTACCGAAGACCTCATTAAGCGTACCATCTTCAAAAAAAGATGTCGGTCTTTTCTTAGGCTATAAAAATGACAACCAAGTTAATATTACAGGCAGCCAGATGGTCTATGATGGCGGCGCGAGCATAGCCAACCTTAAAAAAGCGCGAGTTAGCCTTAAAATACAGGAAGAAACGCTGCGCTCGAGGATCCTGGAGATAGAGTTTGAGGCAAAGAGGCTCTATAATGGGCTGCTTCTCGCGTACGAGACTATGCGCATAACAAAAGGTCTCGTAGAACAAGCCACTGCGCACTATGAAAATGTGAAGGCAAAATTTGAGCAGGGCACCGCTTCGAAATTTGACGTATTGCAATCGAAAGTTCAGGTCTCGTTATTCATGCCGCAGCTTATTAGAGCCGAGAATTCGATAGAGTTGATAGCGGCCGACATTAAAAAATTGTTATATCTGAACATGCAGGATAAGATCGAGGCCATGGGGCAGCTCTCTTATTCATCTGTGGAGATTAGGGAATTCGCGTTCTTAAGCGAGGCATATTCGAACAATCCGCAGATGAAATTAAAAGCGCTCGGTATAGATCTTGAAAAGTGGTCTATAGAATACGCGAAGAGCGGATGGTATCCGAATATAAACGCCAATATGGACTACCTGTACAGGTCCGATAATTTAAGAAATATGTTTAATAACAGGCATATGAACTTTAGCGTCGGGGCTACCGGCACGGTCTCGATATTCGACGGCATGTCGACACTGTCAAAAGTAAAAGAGGCGCAGGCCCGTTACGCGCAGGCCGTTCTTAGCCAGGAAAATGTCATAGAGCAGATAGCGCGTGACATAAAACAGGGATGCCTTGATTTGAGAGAGTCGGCGCAGATAATTAATTCGCAAAAAGATAATATTGAAGAGGCAAAAGAGGCATTGAAGATATCCTATGTAAGTTATGACAACGGAGTCGGTATAAATCTCGATGTCATAGATTCACAGACTTCGCTGGGGCAGGTTGAGGAGAATCTCGCCTCGGGTATGTATGACTATCTTATGGCCCAGGCGTATCTTGACAGGACCATGGGCCGTGAATACTTCGCAAGCATCTCAAAGGGGGAGAAGACAAATGATAAAAAAGAGTAG